The following coding sequences are from one Sciurus carolinensis chromosome 11, mSciCar1.2, whole genome shotgun sequence window:
- the LOC124958188 gene encoding mammaglobin-A-like, which produces MKLMLVLMLAALPLYCYAGSGCQLFQDIVSDTISSAVPMEEFQESIKEFVHSQATKNAMGELKQCFLNQSNETLANAQKLMDKIYSSPECSLF; this is translated from the exons ATGAAGCTGATGTTAGTCCTCATGCTGGCCGCCCTCCCCCTTTACTGCTATGCAG GTTCTGGCTGCCAACTTTTCCAGGACATTGTTTCAGATACAATCAGTTCAGCGGTACCTATGGAAGAATTCCAGGAGTCGATTAAGGAATTTGTGCATTCCCAAGCCACTAAAAATGCCATGGGGGAATTAAAACAATGTTTCCTGAACCAGTCCAACGAAACTCTGGCCAATGCTCAAAAGTTGATG GACAAAATATATTCCAGCCCAGAGTGTTCTCTTTTCTAA